Sequence from the Corallococcus sp. EGB genome:
GCGCCCATCACGACGATGCCGGCGATCAACAGGCTGACGATCTGCCGGTTGTCCAGCGAGACGTCGAACTTCTCCTTCATCCGGTGGGCGTCACGCATGGCGGGGCAGACCTCAAAGTGCGCGCTCGCGGCCGTGTAACGGCCTGTAGCGACAACGTGCGCGCAAGCTACGCCCCACCCCCAGGCGGGTCAAATTCACGGAGGCGGTGAAGCCCCTGTGCGCGGGAGGCAGGAAGTCGGCCCCGGCGGCGTCAGGACCCGCCGGGTTGGCTCAGACGATCCACCCGCCGCCGAGCACGCGATCGCGATCGTAGACGACCGCGGCCTGCCCCGGCGTGACGGCGCGCGCGGGCGCGTCGAGCTTCACGGACACCAGGCCGTGCTGCGAGATGTGGATCCGTCCCGGTGCGCCCGCGTGGCGGTGGCGGATGCGGACCTCCACGGACTGCTCGGGCGGGGGCGGCCCGTCCACCCAGTGCGGCTGGAGCAGGCCGAACTGCGCGCGGCCGGTGCCCTCCGCGGGGCCCACGACGACGCGGTTCGTCTCCGGCTCCAGGCGCTGCACGTAGCGCACCTCACCACCACCCAGGTTGAGTCCCTTGCGCTGGCCCACGGTGAAGCGGTGGATGCCGTTGTGCCTGCCCAGCACGTTGCCGTCGGGGTCCACGACTTCACCGGAGGGCTGGGGGCCGGCGACCTTCTCCACGAACCCGGCGTAGTCGCCGTCGGGCACGAAGCAGATCTCCATGCTCTCCGGCTTGTGGGTGGTGGGCAGGTTGTGGCGCTCGGCGACGGCGCGCACCTCCGCCTTGGTGAGGTGGCCCACGGGGAAGAGGACGTCCTTCAGCTCCTCCTGGCCCAGGGTGAAGAGGAAGTAGCTCTGGTCCTTGGCGGCGTCCACGGCGCGGCGCAGGTGGAAGCGGCCGTCCACCTCCTCCACCTGGGCGTAGTGGCCGGTGGCGAGCCGGGCGCCCAGGGCGCGCGCGCGCTTGAGGAGGAAGTTGAACTTCACGTCGCGGTTGCAGCTCACGCAGGGGATGGGCGTCTTGCCGCCCAGGTACGACTGGACGAACGGATTGACGACCCGGTCCTGGAAGATCTCCTCGGCGTTGGCTACGTAGAACGGGATGCCCAGCGTCTGGGCCACCGCGCGGGCGTCGTCGATGTCGTCCGGACTGCAGCAGCTGCCACACTTCGCGCTGCCCTCGTAGGACCAGACGCGCAGAGTGATGCCGATGACCTCGTGGCCCTGCTCCTTGAGCAGGGCGGCGGCGGCCGAGGAATCCACCCCACCGCTCATGGCAACGACGACTCGCATGGGGCTCCTTCCTACACGCCCCCGGGCCGGGACGCACGGCCCGTCGCGCTCGAGGTCCCCTCCCCTGCCCTCCGGCCGGGTGGAAGCCCCCTTCAGGGAGCGCGCGCCGCCCAGGCCGTGAGCCGCTCGCGGAGCGTGTCCGCGGTGTTGAGCGACGGGTCGTCGAGCACGCTCTCCAGGAGGTACCGGGTCGCCTCGCCCACCTT
This genomic interval carries:
- the mnmA gene encoding tRNA 2-thiouridine(34) synthase MnmA; amino-acid sequence: MRVVVAMSGGVDSSAAAALLKEQGHEVIGITLRVWSYEGSAKCGSCCSPDDIDDARAVAQTLGIPFYVANAEEIFQDRVVNPFVQSYLGGKTPIPCVSCNRDVKFNFLLKRARALGARLATGHYAQVEEVDGRFHLRRAVDAAKDQSYFLFTLGQEELKDVLFPVGHLTKAEVRAVAERHNLPTTHKPESMEICFVPDGDYAGFVEKVAGPQPSGEVVDPDGNVLGRHNGIHRFTVGQRKGLNLGGGEVRYVQRLEPETNRVVVGPAEGTGRAQFGLLQPHWVDGPPPPEQSVEVRIRHRHAGAPGRIHISQHGLVSVKLDAPARAVTPGQAAVVYDRDRVLGGGWIV